GTATTGGGATCTATGCGATCGCCTCCTACTTGCTGCAAACCATTCATGACTGTGCTGAGTTGATCGACACTGCCATTTTGATTGGGATTGTTGATTGCACTGAGAATTTCAAAAAAAAGTCCCATATGTCGTACCTCATCGGGTTTGATTAACTTCCCCAGATAATACCTGATGAGGTTCAGAAAAGATCGCTTGGATTTTATCAGTCGATTTGTTCGAGTCTCTCTTCGTATTTAGAAATCACCCACAAAGCATGGATGCTACCAGGAAGCCAGCCTAACAGGGTTAGCAAAATGTTAATTAATAGGGTAGAACTGATGCCAAAAGTCAAAAAAACGGCTACGGGAGGTAGGGCGATCGCTAAAATTAATCTAAGTAGTTTCATATGTTTTAGATTTAAACACTTTGCTTCAAATTGTCTTCAATATTTATCTTTTTACCTTCTATCCTAGGAAAGAGAGTTATCCTTCTTGAGACAGAGAAAACCAGGGCGAGTTATGGTGAGCGATCGCCTCAATTGATGAAACAAAATCTATCTTGCTAGAGAGGCTTAAAGCTCTATTATTATTAGATTATAACATTAACTTTAGTTTGCATCATTTTTGGATCTAATTGGGGAAATAACTATGTTAGGTTACTTTTTAACATTATTAGCCACCGCCTTAAGTCTTTTAGTGGTAGATATCATCTTTCCTGGAGTGGATATCGCCACATTTCCTATTGCTATTATTGCTGCGATCGCCATTGGTTTAGTCAACACCTTTATCAGACCAATACTGTCAGTCTTATCTCTACCACTGAACTTATTAACTTTAGGAATTTTCTCCTTAGTAGTTAATGGCATTTGTTTTTCATTAGCGGCTTTTCTAGTGCCTGGATTTTCAGTTCATGGCGCTCTATCTTTCATTTTCGGCCCTGTAATCCTTTCTGCTGTCAATACTGGCTTGACTAAATACTTTGCTCAAAAAAGTTCGGCTTTGACAATTGATAAAGCTGCATAAATTTGAATCAAAGTACGGGAAGGTGAAGATCTTGCTCGTACTTTGACGTATGTTTCTCAAAATACTTGCGTATTGACGTAAGATAAAGCCACAAGGTGATGCCGATCGCCTTGCTGTTGCCGATTTCTAGTTACTAAAATGACCAATCGCCTCGCCCAATCCCAAAGTTTATACCTGCGGAAACACGCGGAAAACCCGATAGACTGGTGGTCTTGGTGTGATGAAGCCATACAGAAGGCAAGATCTGAAAATAAGCCCATTTTCTTATCAATTGGTTATTCTAGCTGCCACTGGTGTACGGTGATGGAGGGCGAGGCGTTTTCTGATGTGGCGATCGCTCGATATATGAATGCTAATTTCGTCTCTATCAAGCTAGATAGGGAAGAAAGACCCGATTTAGACAGCATTTATATGCAAGCATTGCAGTTAATGGGTGAGGGTGGCGGTTGGCCCTTGAATGTCTTTCTGTCTCCAGATGACCTAGTACCCTTCTACGGCGGAACCTACTTTCCAGTAGAACCGCGATATGGTCGTCCTGGATTTTTGCAGGTTTTGCAAGCTGTCCACAACTATTATCATCAAGAAACCGTCAAAATTAGTACCTTTAAGGAAGAACTGCGATTAAATCTCCAGCAAGCTGCCTTATTATCTCAGGAAAGTAGACCGTTACTAGCTAGTATTGAACTTTTTCAACAAGGGATAGAGATTAATACCAGCGTTCTCACAGCGAGGGATTCTGGTCCTTGTTTCCCAATGATGCCTTACGCAGATGTAGCTTTGCGGGGTGTTAGGTTGGGCTTAGAGTCGCGATATAACTGTGAGGAACTGGCAACCAAACGCGGGTTAGATTTAGCCTTGGGGGGCATTTTTGACCATGTAGCCGGAGGTTTTCATCGATATACTGTCGATCAAACTTGGACTGTGCCCCATTTTGAAAAGATGCTCTATGATAATGGGCAAATTACCGAGTATCTAGCAAATTTATGGAGTGCAGGGGTCAAAGAACCTGCGATCGCCAGGGCAATTTCCCTGACATTTGCCTGGTTAGAGCGCGAAATGACGGCTCCTGAAGGTTATTTCTATGCCGCCCAAGATGCTGATAGTTTCCTGACTCCAGACGATATAGAAGCAGAAGAAGGGGCATTTTATGCCTGGGAGTATCAAGAAGTTCAAGAATTACTCTCAGAAGCCGAACTATCTGCCTTAGAAGCCGAATTTACTCTAACACCCCCAGGCAATTTTGAAGGTAATAACGTTTTGCAGCGCCTTCAGGGTGGAAAATTATCGGAAATAGTGGAAAGTGCGATCGCTAAGTTATTTGCCTCCCGCTACGGTCAATCTAGCCTAGATTTACCTATTTTTACCCCAGCTAGAAATAACCTAGAAGCAAAATCAGGAAATTGGTTAGGGCGAATTCCCCCAGTGACTGATACTAAAATGATTGTGGCTTGGAATAGTTTAATGATTTCGGGATTAGCCAGAGCATCTACAGCTTTCCAGAATCAGAATTATTTAGATGCAGCCATCAAAGCCGCTCAATTCATCTTAAACCATCAACAAGTAGACGTACGCTTATATAGATTAAATTATGACGGTAAAGTTGATGTTTTAGCTCAATCTGAAGATTACGCTTTATTAATTAAGGCTTTATTAGATTTACACCAAGCTACTCAACAGGGATTTTGGTTACAACAGGCTATAGCCGTTCAATCCCAATTTGATGAGTACCTCTGGAGTATTGAACTGGGGGGATATTACAATGCGACTCCAGAAGCGAGTACAAATGCGATCGTTCGAGAACGCAGTTACACAGATAATGCAACTCCGGCGGCTAATGGAGTAGCTGCTAGTAATTTAGTCCGTTTAGCCCTATTAACAGAAGATTTAGAGCATTTAGAGCGAGCGGAGCAAACCTTACGAGCTTTTTTAACCGTGATGGAGCGATCGCCACAAGCTTGTCCGAGTTTATTTGCGGCTTTAGACTGGTATCGTCACTGCACTTTAGTTCGGACTACTGAGGAACAATGGAAGTTACTCTCATCTCAATATCTACCCACTACCGCCATTAAATTAGAAACCAATCTTCCCACTGGAGTGATGGGATTAGTCTGTGAAGGATTGAGTTGTCAAGAACCTGCTGTCAACCAAGAGCAATTATGGGCGCAAATCGCCCAAGCTCAAAATCGCTCCACTAACTTCTCACGGTTCGCTCATTTTTGAGTAAGTAAGTGGGCACGATTAAACACAAATAGATTGTAGGGGAGGTTGCTCCTCTGGCGTTGCACGGCAGACTTTAAGCAACCATGCGGGTTTGTAGGGGCGGGTTTTGCCAGCCAATTCAGCCGAAGCTATCGATATCAAATCAAACCCGCCCTCTTGGGATCGATTTTCAGGTTACAGATTAATATCAAACAAAACCCGCCCTCAACAGATTCATACGGTGTAACAGTAGAGACGTGATATATCACGTCTCTAACGATCAAAAACCCGCCCAAGTTCGGCTTATCTAGAAATTGAATGTCGTGCGGACAGTACCAATGATGACATCATCGTTGCTGGAATTTTGGTTTGGAGAAGTCAGCCAAATCACCCCAGGAGTAATGGAGATTTTATCGGTTACTTGGTACTTGTAGAAAGCTTCGATATGGTAGGCAAAATCGCGGCTAAAGTTCCCGTTATTACCGTTAATATTTAATCCTCTCAAGGTTGGTTCTGCACCCACTAGAAGTCCGCCTAAATTACCTTTTTTACCCAGATTGGGTAAAGCTAAACCAACGGCAAAATTCCAGATATCCGCATCTCCCACTCCTTCTAGATGGGCATCGGTTTTTCCTACCCAGCCATTAATCGCAAATTTGGGGCTGAATTGGTAGGATGCTTGAATCCCATAGGAATTGGTACTGACACGGCGATCGAAGGTATTAGCAGGTAAACCTGTAGCGGTAGCTAAAGCACTCCGATTGAGATTAGCTAAGTTAGTTCCTGTTCCTCCCAAAAGCAAGCGGTTAGCATTAGGTAAACCACTTGCTAGCCGGTTATCTTCATTTCCATAGATGTAAGTCAAGCCAATTTTAAATTTATCTCCATAGACTACTTGGGCTAATGCACTATAATTACCATTAAATACCCCTGATTGTGGATTATTGGCAGTATTGGAAAGGTAACCAAGGTCAACCTTCAAGTCTTTGGCTATTTTTAAATTAACTCCAACTCCAGCGCTGAGAGGACCAATTCTGTAAATGGGGTTGCGTTCCGCAAAGCGGGATAAAGCGTTATTACCACCAGCTAATCCTTCAAAGTAGGGGTTGACGGTATCAGCGTAGTAGTGATGCAAAGCACCATTAGCAAAGACGGTGACATTAACTTTGTCGCCCAGAGGGAATTTGTAATCAAATATGTCGATTAAGACATTATTGTCGTTGGCGTTATCGTTAGTTCCATCGTAGGTAAAGCGACCTTCTTGAGTGCGTTCGGCGGCGGGAATTCCAGCACTACTTAGCAGAGGAACTGCATTTCCTGCTTGTAAGCGGGTGCGAAGACGATCTTTACCAGTAAAGCTAGTAATGAAGTTAAGGCGCACTCGATCTTGAAATACAGTATCAACTTCATCTCCTAAGTTATCTCCACCAAAGGAATCGGAAATGGCAAAGATAGCTTCACCAGAAAATTTCGTAGTAGTGGAAAATTGATGTTCTTCTAAAAAGGTGGTTCTAGTTTCTAGGTTATCGACTCTACCACCTAAAGTTGCTAACTCAGTCCGAAACTCTTCGACTAAGCGCTGTAAAGCATCAAAATCTTCTTTGAGAACGTAATTTTGACCTTTGGATTCAATTAAAGCTTCTATTTGTCGTAAACAAGCATTCAATCCGGCGGCAAATTCATAGCGAGATAAGGCGCGCTTCCCGCGATAGGTGCCATCAGGATAACCTTGTAAGCAGCCATATTTTTCTACTACCCGCGAGAGGGCTTCATATGCCCAATCTGTAGCTTCAACGTCACTGAATTGAGAAACGTTGGTGACTTGACCAATATTATCTGGGTTAGTGTAGTTTTCTACTTCTTGTAAGACGTTATTTGAATTTGGTTCTACAGACGCTGGTTCGCTTTGGGCAAAACTGGGGTTAATTCCAAATAGGTTAGCTGCCAAAATTGTTGGGATACCCAGTAACCAGAATTTGAGATTATTTTGCATTTTTACTTGTTCCACTCACACCAATAAGCACAAATTTAAGTATGTGCGTATACATTGTGAGCTTGCACATCTATTTTTTTTCTGCACTCTGTGTTACCAAATGAGTAGAGTTGATGTGTAAATGTAACTTGGTTGATGCAGTATTAGGATGGCTTGGTGTTGAGAAACAGCAGTGACACAAAAACGCGATCGCATCGCATCAGATATCACTCTCCGAAATCAATTAATATTTGGAATCACCAGCGATGCACTACTAAACTGCACCGCTTTAGGAAGATGAAAACCCTGGCTCAATTTCATGACCCAGGTACAAACTGGGAAAACCGTTGATGAATACGACATCTGTTATTCTCACTCTAGCTTTAAACTATCGTCACGAGTATGTGCTATCCCACATACAGCGATCGCTCCTGCAAGCTGCGCTCCTGCGAGAACAGTCCGCTTTAGAAGCATGGCAGCAGTGGCGCAACCAGGTGGATA
This genomic window from Merismopedia glauca CCAP 1448/3 contains:
- a CDS encoding YqaE/Pmp3 family membrane protein; translation: MKLLRLILAIALPPVAVFLTFGISSTLLINILLTLLGWLPGSIHALWVISKYEERLEQID
- a CDS encoding thioredoxin domain-containing protein, with the translated sequence MTNRLAQSQSLYLRKHAENPIDWWSWCDEAIQKARSENKPIFLSIGYSSCHWCTVMEGEAFSDVAIARYMNANFVSIKLDREERPDLDSIYMQALQLMGEGGGWPLNVFLSPDDLVPFYGGTYFPVEPRYGRPGFLQVLQAVHNYYHQETVKISTFKEELRLNLQQAALLSQESRPLLASIELFQQGIEINTSVLTARDSGPCFPMMPYADVALRGVRLGLESRYNCEELATKRGLDLALGGIFDHVAGGFHRYTVDQTWTVPHFEKMLYDNGQITEYLANLWSAGVKEPAIARAISLTFAWLEREMTAPEGYFYAAQDADSFLTPDDIEAEEGAFYAWEYQEVQELLSEAELSALEAEFTLTPPGNFEGNNVLQRLQGGKLSEIVESAIAKLFASRYGQSSLDLPIFTPARNNLEAKSGNWLGRIPPVTDTKMIVAWNSLMISGLARASTAFQNQNYLDAAIKAAQFILNHQQVDVRLYRLNYDGKVDVLAQSEDYALLIKALLDLHQATQQGFWLQQAIAVQSQFDEYLWSIELGGYYNATPEASTNAIVRERSYTDNATPAANGVAASNLVRLALLTEDLEHLERAEQTLRAFLTVMERSPQACPSLFAALDWYRHCTLVRTTEEQWKLLSSQYLPTTAIKLETNLPTGVMGLVCEGLSCQEPAVNQEQLWAQIAQAQNRSTNFSRFAHF
- a CDS encoding iron uptake porin; this encodes MQNNLKFWLLGIPTILAANLFGINPSFAQSEPASVEPNSNNVLQEVENYTNPDNIGQVTNVSQFSDVEATDWAYEALSRVVEKYGCLQGYPDGTYRGKRALSRYEFAAGLNACLRQIEALIESKGQNYVLKEDFDALQRLVEEFRTELATLGGRVDNLETRTTFLEEHQFSTTTKFSGEAIFAISDSFGGDNLGDEVDTVFQDRVRLNFITSFTGKDRLRTRLQAGNAVPLLSSAGIPAAERTQEGRFTYDGTNDNANDNNVLIDIFDYKFPLGDKVNVTVFANGALHHYYADTVNPYFEGLAGGNNALSRFAERNPIYRIGPLSAGVGVNLKIAKDLKVDLGYLSNTANNPQSGVFNGNYSALAQVVYGDKFKIGLTYIYGNEDNRLASGLPNANRLLLGGTGTNLANLNRSALATATGLPANTFDRRVSTNSYGIQASYQFSPKFAINGWVGKTDAHLEGVGDADIWNFAVGLALPNLGKKGNLGGLLVGAEPTLRGLNINGNNGNFSRDFAYHIEAFYKYQVTDKISITPGVIWLTSPNQNSSNDDVIIGTVRTTFNF
- a CDS encoding phage holin family protein, with the translated sequence MLGYFLTLLATALSLLVVDIIFPGVDIATFPIAIIAAIAIGLVNTFIRPILSVLSLPLNLLTLGIFSLVVNGICFSLAAFLVPGFSVHGALSFIFGPVILSAVNTGLTKYFAQKSSALTIDKAA